From a single Cytophagales bacterium WSM2-2 genomic region:
- the tesA gene encoding arylesterase has product MTYFKTILIVFVFTMFQNQPKSILFFGDSLTAGYGLSSPGEAFPALVEKELNKQSKRVKVINAGLSGETSAGGLSRIDWILRQPIDIFVLELGANDGLRGLPVDQTRKNLQAIIDKVKGKYPGVKIVMAGMMVPPNMGKAYSDEFKKVYPDLAAKNQAQLIPFLLEGVGGDEKLNQGDGIHPNVEGHKIIAKNLARIFEKLI; this is encoded by the coding sequence ATGACTTACTTCAAAACAATTCTCATTGTATTTGTTTTTACAATGTTTCAAAATCAGCCAAAGTCGATTTTGTTTTTTGGCGACAGTCTTACCGCTGGTTATGGGCTTTCTTCTCCTGGCGAAGCTTTTCCTGCATTGGTCGAAAAAGAATTGAACAAACAGAGCAAAAGAGTCAAAGTGATTAATGCTGGTCTTAGTGGCGAAACTTCCGCTGGTGGCTTATCACGAATCGACTGGATACTGCGTCAGCCGATCGATATTTTTGTTCTTGAACTCGGAGCCAATGACGGGCTCCGCGGATTACCTGTTGATCAAACCAGGAAAAACCTGCAGGCAATCATCGATAAAGTAAAAGGAAAATATCCTGGTGTTAAGATTGTTATGGCAGGAATGATGGTGCCTCCGAATATGGGTAAAGCTTATTCAGATGAATTCAAAAAAGTCTACCCCGACCTGGCCGCTAAAAACCAGGCTCAGCTTATCCCCTTCCTCCTCGAAGGTGTTGGTGGTGACGAAAAACTAAATCAAGGCGATGGCATTCATCCCAACGTGGAAGGTCATAAGATCATTGCGAAGAACCTGGCCCGGATATTCGAGAAATTGATTTAA